Within Conexibacter woesei DSM 14684, the genomic segment GCGGAGCGACACCCGCCGAGGTGCGCGCCGCCGCTCGCAAGGCGGGCGCACCCGTCGCGCCGCACGCGGCGGACCGCGCCGCCTCCGACCTGCTCGACGCGATCGCGCGCGGGGACCTGCCGCGACCCGCGCTGCGCCGGGTGCTCGTGGACGCGTTGGCCGGGGAGGTCGTCGCGCCGCCGACCGACAGCGAGTTGGCGGCGGCCGCGTGGGTCGACCGAACGCCGCGCGAACGTGCCGACGCGCTGCACGACCTCCTGCTGCTCGCCGATCACCTGCCGGAGCCCCGCCGTCGAACGGCGCGAAGATTCCCGCGGCTGGCCTCAGGCCCCGCATGAACGAACTCACGCTCCCCGCCAAGATCCTCGCGCTCCACGCACGGCTCGGCGATGCCCGCATCCACCACGCGTTCGGCGGCGCGCTGGCGCTCGCCTACTACGCGGTGCCGCGTCCGACAACAGATGTCAACGTGAACGTCTTCCTCGCTCCGGCCCGGGCCTCGCAGGTGTACGACGCACTCGCACCGCTCGGAGTCGACGTACGTCCCGACCGATCGACGGTCGAGCGCGACGGGCAGGCGCGGGTGATGTGGGGCCGGACGCCGCTCGACCTCTTCTTCGCGTACGACCCGATCCACGCCGCGATGCAGCGCGCTGCTCGCACCGTGCCGTTCGGAGAGGAGCGAATCGTCGTGCTCGGTCCCGAGCACCTCGTCGTGTGCAAGGCGGTCTTCGACCGGCCGAAGGACTGGCTCGACATCGAGCAGGTGCTCGTCTGCGTCGACGACCTCGACGGCGACGAGATCGAGCAGTGGCTGGAGCGGATCGTCGGACGCGACGACACCCGCTTCGAGCGGTTCGTCGCACTGCGACGACGCAACTGAGGGATTTCCCCGATGCGCTCCGAGGTGAGGCGAGGGACCATCCTCACATGATCCGGGTAGTGGTGGCAGACGACATGGCGCTGGTGCGCGGCGGCATGAAGATGATCCTCGAGGCCGATCCCGGCGTACGCGTGGTCGGGGAGGCGGCCGACGGCGCCGACGCCGTCGAGCAGGCGATCAGAACCGGGCCGGACGTGGCGGTGATGGACATCCGCATGCCGCACGTCGACGGGATCGAGGCGACACGCCGGCTGCAGCAGCGGATGCCGGACGTGCGCGTGCTGGTCGTGACGACGTTCCACCTCGACGAGTACGTCCACGAGGCGCTGCGCGCCGGCGCGTCCGGCTTCCTGCTGAAGGACACCGCGCCCGACTCGCTCGTCGACGCGGTCCGCACGGTCGCGGCCGGCGACGCGCTGCTCTCCCCCGCCGTCACCCGCCAGCTGATCGAGCACTACGTCCAGCGGCCGACGCCCGACGCCGGGCTGACCGGCCGCCTCGCAGAGCTGACGCCGCGCGAGCTCGACGTCGCGCGGCTGGTCGCGCGCGGCATGACGAACGCCGAGATCGCCGCCGAGCTGTTCCTCGGCGAGGGGACCGTCAAGACGCACGTGACGAGCATCCTGTCGAAGCTCGCGCTGCGCAACCGCACGCAGATCGTCGTCGCCGCGTACGAGAGCGGCCTCGTCGAGCTGGGCCGCAACGAGCTGCCGAGCGTGTAGGGCGCGGCCGGCGAGCGGTGGCCGCGCGAGCGGCCACCGGCGACCGGCGCGGCGACCGCTCAGCCGCTGACGTCGATCCCGAGGCTGACGAGCACGTCGCGCACCGCGGCCGGCTGCGGCATGCCGGGGCTGCTCGCGCGCACGTCGGCGCCGTCGCGCCGCGCGCGGACCGCGCCGAGCGCGGTGTCGGCGAACGCGAGCGCGAGCGCGTCGTCGTCGCCGCGGCGCGGGGAGTACCAGTGCGCGACACCGGTGCACATCGCGATCAGGCCGAGCCGCGTCGCGCTCGGGTTCTCCAGCGTGAAGACGCCGTCGGCTGCGCCCTCCTCGATCGCCGACCGCCACAGCCCCTCGTAGCGGTCGCGCACCGCGACGACCTCCGCCCTCGCCTCCTCCCCGAGCGACTTCAGCTCGGTGTCGAGCACGACCGCCTCCTCGCGCTGGTGCGCGTGGCTGAGCACGTGCACCTGGACGAGCGCGGCGAGCCGCTGCTCCGGCGGCGCGTCCTCCTCGACGACGAGCTGCGCGCAGCCGAGCAGACGGCGGTTGCCGTCCAGCATCAGCGACCGCAGCAGGTCCTCCTTCGTGCCCATGTAGTGGTAGAGCGACGCCGTCTGCACGCCCGCCGCCTCCGCCATCTCGCGGATCCCCGTCGCCGCGTATCCGCGCGCCGCGAACAGCGACATCGCGGTGCGGCGGATCCGCTCCTCCGTTGACAGGACGCTTGCCATGCCGGTAGCGTAGCGCTCACGCTCCCGATCGATCGATCGGTAGTGGTCAATGAGAGAGGGAGGACCGTGACGGCAACACCCCCAGCCGCCGGCGGACTGGGCGACCTGCTCCGCAGCCAGGCGCTTTCACGCGGAGATGCACCCTTGCTGCGATTCGTCGGCGAGACGCGCTCCTACCGCGAGGTCGACGCACAGACCGAGCGGCTCGCCCACGTGCTCCTCAATCGATCGATCGGGCGTGGCGACCGCGTCGCGCTGATGCTGCCGAACGGCCTCGACTACCCGACGGCGTGGCTCGCTCTGGCGAAGCTCGGCGCGATCGCCGTGCCCATCAACATCGGCTACCGCAGCGCCGACCTCGCGCACGTGCTGCGCGACTCGGGCGCCAAGCTCGCGCTCACGACGGCGGAGCTGGAGCCGCGGATCCGCGAGGTCGACGGCGCGCTCCCGATCGAGACGCCGGAGCGGCTGGCGCCCGAGCTCGCCGCCGCACCCTCCACGCCGGTGCCGGTCGACGGCGGCAGCGGCGACGACCTGCTCAACCTCCAGTACACCTCGGGCACGACCGGCTTCCCGAAGGCGTGCATGCTCAGCCACGCCTACTGGCTGAACCTCGTCGTCCGCTGCCGCGAGCTGGCGGACCTGGGCGAGGACGACGTCTGCATCGCCGCGCAGCCGTTCACGTACATGGACCCGCAATGGATGGCGGCGACGATGATCGGCTGCGGCGGCGCGCTGGAGATCCTGCCGCGCTTCTCGGCCTCGACCTTCTGGCGCTCGGTCCGCGACAGCGGCGCGACGTTCACGTACCTGATCGGGACGATGCCGCTGCTGCTCCTGCGCCAGCCCGAGGACCCCGCCGAGCGCGACCACCGCCTGCGGCTCGTCAGCTGCTCGGGGATCGTGCCGGAGCTGCACGCCGAGTTCGAGCGCCGCTGGAACGTGCCGTGGCGCGAGGCGTACGGGATGACCGAGACCGGCCTCGACCTGCACGTCCCGATCGACGACGCCGCGAGCGTCGGCAGCGGCTCGGTCGGCCGGCCGGCGCTCGGCAAGGAGGCGCGGATCGTCGGCGCCGGCGACGCGCCGCTGCCCGACGGCGAGGCGGGCGAGCTGGTCGTGCGCGGCGGCGTGATGATGCAGGGGTACTGGAACCGCCCCGAGGAGACCGCCAGCACGCTGCGCGGCGGCTGGCTGCACACCGGCGACCTCGCGGTGCGCGCGCCGGACGGCTCCTACCGGCTCGTCGGGCGGTTGAAGGACATGGTCCGCCGCGGCGGCGAGAACGTCGCCGCGCAGGAGGTCGAAGCGGTGATCGCGACCCATCCCGCCGTCGCGACCGTCGCCGTGATCGCCGTCCCCGACGAGCTGCTGATCGAGGAGGTCAAGGCGGTCGTCGAGCTGCGCGACGGCGCCGTCGTGACCGCCCCCGAGCTGCACGCGTTCGCGGCCGAGCGGCTGGCGAGATTCAAGGTCCCGCGCTTCTGGGCGTTCGCCGGCGACCTGCCGCGCACCCCCTCCGCGCGCGTCGAGAAGCACAAGCTCGACGCCGGTCGCGAAGACTGCTGGGACGCGACGGCGGAGACGGTTCGATGATCGTCGACGCACGCGTGCGCCTGCCGCAGGCGCTGCGCCCGCCGCTCGACGCCGGCAGCGCCGAGCTGCTGGCCGATTACGGCGCCGTCTTCGACAGCGACGTCGGCCGCGACGGCGACGCGCTGCTGCGCGAGCTGGACGAGGCCGGCGTCGACCACGCGATCGTCCACGCCGAGTACGAGAGCGGCGACCACGCCGACGCGCTCAACGAGGCCGTCGCCGCGCTCGTCGCCGCGCACCCGCAGCGGCTGTCGGGCTTCGGCACCGTCACGCTCGCGCCGCTGCGACCGGGGCGGACGCTCGCCCAGCTGCGCCGCGTCGAGCGGTACGGGCTGAAGGGTGTCAACGTCCAGCCGGCGTTCTTCGACCTCGCGATCGACGACCGCCGTCTCTACCCGCTCTACGCCGCCGCGGAGGAGTCGGGGCTCGTCGTCGGACTGCACACCGGCGTCAACTACTCGCGCCGCCACGCGATCCGCGGCGAGCGCCCGGAGCTGCTCGACCAGGTCGCGTGCGACTTCCCCGGCCTGACGCTCGTCGCCTGCCACGCCGGCTGGCCGTGGGCGACCGAGATGGCTGCGGTCGCACGGCGCCACCCGACCGTGCTGCTCGACTTCGGCGGGATCGCGCCGAAGTACCTCGGCCAGCCCGGCTCCGGTTGGGACGTGCTGATGCGCTACGTCGCCAAGCTGCTGTCGAGGCAGGCGATGTTCGCGACCGACTGGCCCGTCTTCCCGCACGCGCGGGCGCTCGCCGAGTGGCGCGCGCTGGGGCTGGAGGAGGACGTGCTCGCGGCCGTGCTCGGCGGCAACGCCGCGCGCCTGCTGGGGCTGGCGACGAGCGGCGACGACGACGCGGTAGGCGCCGGCGCGGCGGCGGGCGGGACCGCAGCGGCGACGGAGGGGACGCGATGACCGCCGTGCGCTACGCGAGCCACCCCGACGGGGTCGGCGAGATCACGCTCGACCGGCCGGCGCGCCACAACGCCGTCGACGTCGCGCTCGTCGAGGGCCTGCACGACGCGCTCGCCGCCGCCGCGACGGACGGCGCCCGCGCGCTGCTGCTGCGGGGCGCCGGCCCGTCGTTCTGCTCCGGTCACGACCTCGAGGCGGCGGCACCCGCCTCCACGGCCGAGCTGCGCCGCCACGTCGAGCGGCTGCAGGACGTCAGCCGCATCCTGCGCGCGACGGTGCCGAGCGTCGCCGCCGTGCACGGCCACGCGATCGGCGCCGGCTGCGAGCTGGCGCTCTCGTGCGACCTCGTGGTCGCTGCCTCCGACGCGCGCTTCCGGATGCCGGAGGTGCCGCTCGGGCTGGCGATCGGCGGCGGCTCCTCCGCACTGCTCGTGCACGCCGTCGGCCCGCTGCGGGCACGCGAGCTGGTGCTGCTCGGCGAGCCGTTCGACGCCGCCCGCGCGCACGCGCTCGGGCTCGTCAACGCGGTCGTCGAGCCGCCCGAGCTGCCGGCCCGCGCTCGCGCGCTCGCCGCGACCCTCGCGGCGCAGCCGCCGCGCGCGCTCGCCGCTGCCAAGGACGTGCTGCACGCGGTCGCTGACGACGCGCTGGAGCGTGCCTACGCGCTCGAGACCGACGCGATGGTCGCGACGAACGACTCCGACGAGGCCGCCGCGGCGGCCGCGGCGTTCCTGGGGCGGCGATGAGCGCGATCGAGCTGCGCGCGCTCGTCAAGCGCTACGGCGCGCACACGGCGCTCGGCGGCGAGCGCGGGATCGACCTGACCGTCGACGACGGCGAGCTGGTCGCGATCCTCGGCCCCAGCGGCGCCGGCAAGACGACGGCGCTGACGCTCGTCGCCGGCTTCGAGGAGGCGACCTCCGGTGCGGTCGTGATCGGCGGGCGCGACGTGACGCGGCTGCCGGCGCACAAGCGCGACGTCGGCGTCGTCTTCCAGAGCTACGCGCTGTTCCCGCACCTGACGGTCGGCGAGAACGTCGCCTTCCCGCTGCGAACGCGCCGCGTCCCTCGCGCCGAGCGGCGCGAGCGGGTCGCCAGAGCGCTCGCGACGGTCGGCCTGCCCGGCACCGAGGAGCGCGCCCCCGCGACGCTGTCCGGCGGACAGCAGCAGCGGATCGCGCTCGCGCGGGCGCTCGTCTTCGAGCCGCGGATCCTGCTGCTCGACGAGCCGCTGGCGGCGCTCGACCGGCGACTGCGCGACCAGATGCAGGTCGAGCTGCGCGCGCTCCACCGCGAGCTGGGCGTGACGATGCTGCTCGTCACGCACGACCAGGAGGAGGCGCTGACGCTGTCGGACCGGCTCGTCGTGCTGCACGACGGGGCGATCGCGCAGGAGGGGCCGCCGGCGGAGGTCTACCGCCGCCCGGCGAACCGCTTCGTCGCGGAGTTCCTCGGCGCCAGCAACCTGCTCGAACACGACGGCGGCCTGCTGCTGGTGCGGCCCGAGGACGTGCGCGTGAGCGCGAACGGCGCGGCTGACGGGAGCGGCGGGAGCGGCGGGAGCGGCGCCGAGGACACGGGCGTGCGGGCGCTCGTGGAGGACAGCGTCTTCCTCGGCTCGCGCGTGGTCTGCCGCCTGCGGACCGAGGACGGGCGGGTGCTGCTGGCAGAGCGACCGGCGGCGGAGCAGGTCCCGGTCGCAGGCGAGCGCGTGCGCGCGAGCTGGGACCCGGAGCGCACCGCGCTCCTGACCGACGACTGACGACACGGAGGAGAGGCAGATGAGGAGACGGTGGTGCGCGGCGATGGCCGCGACGACGCTGCTCGCGACGGCGCTCGCCGGCTGCGGCAGCAGCGATGACGACGGCGGCACGACGACGGCCGGCGCGAAGCAGTCCGGCGGCGTCGAGCTGCGCGTGCTGGAGGCCGGCGGCGCGTCCGGCGAGGCGATGCAGAAGGCGTACATCGCGCCGTTCGAGCAGGCGACCGGCAACAGCGTCGTGCGCGCGAGCCCGTCGGAGATGGGCAAGCTGCAGGCGCAGGTCAGAACCGGCAAGGTGACCGACTCGATCGTCGAGCTGGACTCGATCCAGGCGGTCGCGGCCGGCGCGCTCGGGCTGACCGAGCCGATCGACTACGCGGCCGTCAGAGCGGCGCCGATGGACCCGGCCGCCAGACACGAGAACGCGCTCTGCTACCAGTACTACTCGACGATCCCGGCGTGGAGAGCGGGCGCCAGAGCGCTCCCCTCCGTGCAGCAGTTCTTCGACGTCGACGGCTACCCGGGCAAGCGCTCGCTGCCCGACTACCCGACATTCGCGCTGCCGCTCGCGGCCGTCGCCGACGGCGTCCCGCTCGACAGGGTCTTCCCGCTCGACGTCGACCGCGCCTTCGCCGCGCTCGACAGGATCAAGGACGACGTCGACGTCTGGTGGTCCTCCGGCGCGCAGCCGGCGCAGCTGCTGCGCGACGGCGAGGTCGACTACGCGCTCGCATGGTCGGGCCGGATCGCCGCCCAGGACGGGATCGAGCACACCTACGACGGCGGGCTGCTCGACCTCGGCTGCCTCGTCGTGCCGAGAGGCGCGCCGCACGTCGAGCAGGCGAACGCGCTGCTGCACGAGTACTCGCTGCCGGCCAACCAGGCCGAGCTGGCGAGGCTGATCCCGTACTCCGGACCCGCCGAGGGGATGGCGAGACTCGTCGCGCCGGAGCGCGCGAAGCTGCTGCCGACCGGCGAGGGCAACCGCGACGTCCAGTTCCTCCAGGACCCGGAGTGGTGGGCGGCCAACTACGAGGACGTCCTCAAGCGATGGGAAGCGTGGAAGCTCAGCCGCTGAGCGAGCGCGGCGGCGGCGGCCGCGGCGGCCGCACGCGCCGCGCAGGTCGCGCCCTCCCCCGCCCGCGGATCGGGCGGGGGGCGGCGTTCCTCGCGCCGCTGACGCTGCTGACGCTCGTCGCCTTCGACGTCCCGCTCGCGCTGCTGCTCGGGCAGAGCGTCTTCGACCCGTCCGCGACGACCGCCAACTACCGCGAGGTCGTCGAGACCGAGGCGTACACGCGGATCCTCGGCTCGACGCTGCGCGTCGCGGCGATCACGACCGCGATCTGCCTGCTGCTCGGCTACCCGCTCGCGCTCTGGCTCGCGCGAATGGCGCCGGCCCGCCGACGGATCGCGATCGCGCTGCTGGTGCTGCCGTTCTGGGTCTCGATCCTCGTGCGCGCGTACGCATGGCTCGTGCTGCTCGGCAACAACGGCGCCGTCAACCGCGGGCTGATCGAGCTGGGGATCGTCGGCAGCCCCGTGCAGTTCCTCTATGACAGCGCCGGCGTCACGCTCGGCACCGTCTCGATCCTGCTGCCGTTCCTGGTGCTGCCGCTGTACGCCGGGATCGCGCGCGTCGACACGCGCCTGCTCGGCGCCGCCGCGTCGCTCGGCGCCGGCCCCGCGACCGTGCTGCGGCGCGTGCTGCTGCCGCTGACCTTCCCCGCGGCACTGGCCGGTGCGGTGCTCGTGTTCGTGCTGACGCTCGGCTTCTTCGTCACGCCCGCGGTGCTCGGCGGCGGCAAGGTGCCGCTGCTGGCGACGCTGCTCGACGCGCTCGTCAACGACGTCGGCGACTGGGGTCTGGCGGCGGCGCTGTCGGTGCTGCTGCTGGCCGCGACCGCGCTCGCCTTCGCGCTCGTCGCGCGGCTCGCCGGCCGCGGCGCGCTGGTCGGCGCGATGGGCGGCGGCGCGACGGCGAGCGAGACGGCGCTGCACCGCGCGCCGGTCGCGCCCGTCACGCGCGGCGGCCGCGTCGCGCTCGGCACGATCGGCTGCGTCACGTTCGCGCTGCTCGTAGCGCCGGTGCTCGTCGTCGTGCCGATGTCGTTCTCAAGCGCCGCGACGCTGGAGTTCCCGCCGCCCGGCTTCTCGCTGCGCTGGTACGACGCGCTCTTCTCCGACGCGACCTGGCTCGACGCCGCGCGCTCCTCCGCCCTGCTCGCACTCGCCGCCAGCGCGATCGCGCTCGTGCTCGGCGCGGCCGCCGCCTACGGGCTCGCGCGCCGCCGCGGGCACGGCGGCGGTCTGCTGCTCGCGCACTTCGTCGCGCCGGTCGCGACGCCGACGATCATCACCGCCGTCGCGCTCTACGTCGCGGGCGCGAAGACCGGTCTGCTCGGCAGCTGGGGCGGGCTGCTGGCCGCGCACGTCGTGCTCGTCGCGCCGTTCGTCGTGATCGTGCTGGCGCCGGCATTCCGGACGGTCGACGAGCGGCTGGAGCGGGCCGCCTGGTCGCTCGGCGCGTCGCGGCTGACGGCGCTGCGGCGTGTCGTGCTGCCGCCGCTGCTGCCGAGCCTGCTGTCGGCGTGGCTGTTCGCCTTCCTCGTCAGCTTCGACGAGCTGGTCGTGACGTACTTCGTCGCGGGCACGCACGAGACGCTGCCGAAGCGGATGTTCAACGAGCTGGCAGTCGAGATCACGCCGATGGTCACGGCCGTCTCGACGCTGCTCGTCGCCCTCACCGCGGCCGCGCTCGCGCTGTCGCTCGCCGCCGGCCGTCGTGCCGGCGGCAGATCACCGCCAACCGACTGAAGGAGAGCGCCGATGCGCATCCCG encodes:
- a CDS encoding TetR/AcrR family transcriptional regulator produces the protein MASVLSTEERIRRTAMSLFAARGYAATGIREMAEAAGVQTASLYHYMGTKEDLLRSLMLDGNRRLLGCAQLVVEEDAPPEQRLAALVQVHVLSHAHQREEAVVLDTELKSLGEEARAEVVAVRDRYEGLWRSAIEEGAADGVFTLENPSATRLGLIAMCTGVAHWYSPRRGDDDALALAFADTALGAVRARRDGADVRASSPGMPQPAAVRDVLVSLGIDVSG
- a CDS encoding AMP-binding protein, with product MTATPPAAGGLGDLLRSQALSRGDAPLLRFVGETRSYREVDAQTERLAHVLLNRSIGRGDRVALMLPNGLDYPTAWLALAKLGAIAVPINIGYRSADLAHVLRDSGAKLALTTAELEPRIREVDGALPIETPERLAPELAAAPSTPVPVDGGSGDDLLNLQYTSGTTGFPKACMLSHAYWLNLVVRCRELADLGEDDVCIAAQPFTYMDPQWMAATMIGCGGALEILPRFSASTFWRSVRDSGATFTYLIGTMPLLLLRQPEDPAERDHRLRLVSCSGIVPELHAEFERRWNVPWREAYGMTETGLDLHVPIDDAASVGSGSVGRPALGKEARIVGAGDAPLPDGEAGELVVRGGVMMQGYWNRPEETASTLRGGWLHTGDLAVRAPDGSYRLVGRLKDMVRRGGENVAAQEVEAVIATHPAVATVAVIAVPDELLIEEVKAVVELRDGAVVTAPELHAFAAERLARFKVPRFWAFAGDLPRTPSARVEKHKLDAGREDCWDATAETVR
- a CDS encoding ABC transporter permease subunit is translated as MGSVEAQPLSERGGGGRGGRTRRAGRALPRPRIGRGAAFLAPLTLLTLVAFDVPLALLLGQSVFDPSATTANYREVVETEAYTRILGSTLRVAAITTAICLLLGYPLALWLARMAPARRRIAIALLVLPFWVSILVRAYAWLVLLGNNGAVNRGLIELGIVGSPVQFLYDSAGVTLGTVSILLPFLVLPLYAGIARVDTRLLGAAASLGAGPATVLRRVLLPLTFPAALAGAVLVFVLTLGFFVTPAVLGGGKVPLLATLLDALVNDVGDWGLAAALSVLLLAATALAFALVARLAGRGALVGAMGGGATASETALHRAPVAPVTRGGRVALGTIGCVTFALLVAPVLVVVPMSFSSAATLEFPPPGFSLRWYDALFSDATWLDAARSSALLALAASAIALVLGAAAAYGLARRRGHGGGLLLAHFVAPVATPTIITAVALYVAGAKTGLLGSWGGLLAAHVVLVAPFVVIVLAPAFRTVDERLERAAWSLGASRLTALRRVVLPPLLPSLLSAWLFAFLVSFDELVVTYFVAGTHETLPKRMFNELAVEITPMVTAVSTLLVALTAAALALSLAAGRRAGGRSPPTD
- a CDS encoding amidohydrolase family protein, with amino-acid sequence MIVDARVRLPQALRPPLDAGSAELLADYGAVFDSDVGRDGDALLRELDEAGVDHAIVHAEYESGDHADALNEAVAALVAAHPQRLSGFGTVTLAPLRPGRTLAQLRRVERYGLKGVNVQPAFFDLAIDDRRLYPLYAAAEESGLVVGLHTGVNYSRRHAIRGERPELLDQVACDFPGLTLVACHAGWPWATEMAAVARRHPTVLLDFGGIAPKYLGQPGSGWDVLMRYVAKLLSRQAMFATDWPVFPHARALAEWRALGLEEDVLAAVLGGNAARLLGLATSGDDDAVGAGAAAGGTAAATEGTR
- a CDS encoding extracellular solute-binding protein, with the protein product MRRRWCAAMAATTLLATALAGCGSSDDDGGTTTAGAKQSGGVELRVLEAGGASGEAMQKAYIAPFEQATGNSVVRASPSEMGKLQAQVRTGKVTDSIVELDSIQAVAAGALGLTEPIDYAAVRAAPMDPAARHENALCYQYYSTIPAWRAGARALPSVQQFFDVDGYPGKRSLPDYPTFALPLAAVADGVPLDRVFPLDVDRAFAALDRIKDDVDVWWSSGAQPAQLLRDGEVDYALAWSGRIAAQDGIEHTYDGGLLDLGCLVVPRGAPHVEQANALLHEYSLPANQAELARLIPYSGPAEGMARLVAPERAKLLPTGEGNRDVQFLQDPEWWAANYEDVLKRWEAWKLSR
- a CDS encoding enoyl-CoA hydratase/isomerase family protein, which codes for MTAVRYASHPDGVGEITLDRPARHNAVDVALVEGLHDALAAAATDGARALLLRGAGPSFCSGHDLEAAAPASTAELRRHVERLQDVSRILRATVPSVAAVHGHAIGAGCELALSCDLVVAASDARFRMPEVPLGLAIGGGSSALLVHAVGPLRARELVLLGEPFDAARAHALGLVNAVVEPPELPARARALAATLAAQPPRALAAAKDVLHAVADDALERAYALETDAMVATNDSDEAAAAAAAFLGRR
- a CDS encoding ABC transporter ATP-binding protein, with the translated sequence MSAIELRALVKRYGAHTALGGERGIDLTVDDGELVAILGPSGAGKTTALTLVAGFEEATSGAVVIGGRDVTRLPAHKRDVGVVFQSYALFPHLTVGENVAFPLRTRRVPRAERRERVARALATVGLPGTEERAPATLSGGQQQRIALARALVFEPRILLLDEPLAALDRRLRDQMQVELRALHRELGVTMLLVTHDQEEALTLSDRLVVLHDGAIAQEGPPAEVYRRPANRFVAEFLGASNLLEHDGGLLLVRPEDVRVSANGAADGSGGSGGSGAEDTGVRALVEDSVFLGSRVVCRLRTEDGRVLLAERPAAEQVPVAGERVRASWDPERTALLTDD
- a CDS encoding response regulator gives rise to the protein MIRVVVADDMALVRGGMKMILEADPGVRVVGEAADGADAVEQAIRTGPDVAVMDIRMPHVDGIEATRRLQQRMPDVRVLVVTTFHLDEYVHEALRAGASGFLLKDTAPDSLVDAVRTVAAGDALLSPAVTRQLIEHYVQRPTPDAGLTGRLAELTPRELDVARLVARGMTNAEIAAELFLGEGTVKTHVTSILSKLALRNRTQIVVAAYESGLVELGRNELPSV